In a genomic window of Pseudomonas putida:
- a CDS encoding helix-turn-helix domain-containing protein — MAQSQQNAVRATVAQTPLKNAGGLSPQRERLVKQLILEHLGEPLEVTELALACSLSRSHFSRAFKCSTGLSPQDWIRQQRIARAKLLIRHTDLSLTQISLECGFCDQAHFCHMFTRSEGINPFAWRCRVMQGPKSKACASAIL; from the coding sequence ATGGCTCAATCACAGCAAAACGCCGTCCGCGCGACAGTCGCACAAACGCCTTTGAAAAACGCCGGGGGCCTGAGCCCGCAGCGTGAGCGATTGGTGAAACAACTGATCCTCGAACACCTTGGCGAGCCCCTGGAAGTGACCGAACTGGCCCTGGCCTGTTCGCTGTCGCGCAGTCATTTTTCCCGCGCCTTCAAATGCAGCACCGGCCTTTCGCCCCAGGACTGGATCCGCCAGCAACGCATTGCCCGGGCCAAGCTGTTGATCCGGCACACGGACCTGAGCCTCACGCAAATCAGCCTGGAGTGCGGCTTTTGCGATCAGGCGCATTTCTGTCACATGTTTACCCGCAGTGAAGGCATTAACCCGTTTGCCTGGCGCTGCCGGGTGATGCAGGGCCCAAAAAGCAAAGCTTGCGCCAGCGCAATTTTGTAG
- a CDS encoding LysR family transcriptional regulator: MNRNDLRRVDMNLLVIFEALMFEKNLTRVAEKLFMGQPAVSAALGRLRDLFDDPLLLRNGRGMEPTGRALAILKELQPAMDVISGAVSRAKEFDPTTSNDVFRIGLSDDAEFGLFPPLLRQLQEEAPGIVVVVRRANYLLMPTLLASGEISVGVSYTTELPANAKRKKLRDIACKVLRGDTRPGPLTLDEYCARPHAMVSFSGDLSGNIDLDLAKVGRCRKVVLGVPQFSGLRALLAGTEMIATVPDYAACALVEGCGLRAEDPPFEIEAAQLSMAWSGVHDNDPAERWLRSRISQFMSAPLDTSASA, translated from the coding sequence GTGAATCGAAATGATCTGCGTCGCGTCGACATGAACCTGCTGGTGATTTTCGAAGCGCTGATGTTCGAAAAAAACCTCACCCGCGTGGCGGAAAAACTGTTCATGGGCCAGCCGGCGGTGAGCGCCGCCCTTGGCCGGTTGCGCGATCTGTTCGACGACCCGCTGCTGTTGCGCAATGGCCGCGGCATGGAGCCGACGGGGCGGGCGCTGGCGATTCTCAAGGAATTGCAGCCGGCCATGGACGTGATTTCCGGAGCGGTCAGCCGGGCCAAGGAGTTCGATCCGACGACCAGCAATGATGTGTTTCGCATCGGGCTGTCGGACGATGCCGAGTTCGGGCTGTTTCCGCCGCTGTTGCGTCAGTTGCAGGAAGAGGCACCGGGGATCGTGGTCGTGGTGCGCCGTGCCAACTACCTGTTGATGCCGACCTTGCTGGCGTCCGGTGAAATCTCCGTGGGCGTGAGCTACACCACGGAATTGCCGGCCAATGCCAAGCGCAAGAAGCTGCGGGACATTGCCTGCAAGGTGCTGCGCGGCGACACCCGGCCGGGCCCGCTGACCCTCGACGAATACTGCGCCAGGCCCCATGCGATGGTGTCGTTTTCCGGCGACTTGAGCGGCAACATCGACCTGGACCTGGCCAAGGTCGGACGCTGCCGCAAGGTGGTGCTGGGCGTACCGCAATTCAGTGGCCTGCGCGCGCTGCTGGCGGGCACCGAGATGATCGCCACCGTGCCTGACTACGCGGCCTGCGCACTGGTCGAGGGCTGTGGCCTGCGCGCCGAAGACCCACCCTTCGAAATCGAAGCCGCGCAGCTGTCCATGGCCTGGAGCGGCGTCCATGACAACGACCCTGCGGAACGCTGGCTGCGCTCGCGCATCAGCCAGTTCATGTCCGCGCCGCTCGACACCTCCGCGTCCGCCTGA
- a CDS encoding antibiotic biosynthesis monooxygenase has translation MSELNRLEPTSPGAGEVVTLIVKHRIKAGFEEPYEAWLRNIVKVAGQSEGHLGVDVVRGKQSSLHLFTCVLRFCSTDAMQRWLDSPQRQALIEEAAPMLADGDQTEVNPVKEFWFSPLADAASPPPRWKQAVVTLLVILPHTLLVPLLWGPLLKLNAFLSSYVVATFLITLTIVLSVVYVFMPLATRLFAPWLEAGQSHTTQP, from the coding sequence ATGTCTGAACTCAATCGACTTGAACCGACCAGCCCCGGGGCGGGTGAGGTCGTCACTCTGATCGTCAAGCACCGGATCAAGGCCGGGTTTGAAGAGCCCTACGAAGCCTGGCTGCGCAACATCGTCAAGGTGGCGGGGCAGAGCGAAGGGCACCTGGGGGTGGACGTGGTCCGTGGCAAGCAGTCGAGCCTGCACCTGTTCACCTGTGTACTACGCTTTTGCTCCACCGACGCCATGCAGCGCTGGCTCGATTCGCCGCAACGTCAGGCGCTGATCGAGGAAGCGGCACCGATGTTGGCCGACGGCGACCAGACCGAAGTCAATCCGGTCAAAGAATTCTGGTTCTCGCCGCTGGCCGATGCGGCCTCGCCACCGCCGCGCTGGAAACAGGCCGTGGTGACGCTGCTGGTGATCCTGCCGCACACCTTGCTGGTGCCACTGCTCTGGGGGCCACTGTTGAAGCTCAATGCATTCCTTTCCAGCTACGTGGTCGCCACCTTCCTGATCACGCTGACCATCGTGCTTTCGGTGGTGTACGTCTTTATGCCGCTGGCCACGCGCCTGTTCGCGCCGTGGCTGGAAGCCGGCCAGTCCCATACAACTCAGCCTTAA
- a CDS encoding amidohydrolase → MNADLILFNGQFHTVDRENPLASAVAIREGRFVAVGSDAEAMALRGSGTQVIDLKGRCVIPGLNDSHLHLIRGGLNYNLELRWEGVPSLADALRMLKEQADRTPTPQWVRVVGGWNEFQFAEKRMPTLEELNQAAPDTPVFVLHLYDRALLNRAALRVAGYTRDTPNPPGGEIVRDANGNPTGMLVARPNAMILYATLAKGPKLPLEYQVNSTRQFMRELNRLGLTSAIDAGGGFQNYPDDYQVIEQLAKDQQLTVRIAYNLFTQKPKEELTDFKNWTGSVKLHQGDDYLRHNGAGEMLVFSAADFEDFLEPRPDLPQSMEDELEPVVRHLVEQRWPFRLHATYNESISRMLDVFEKVNRDIPFNGLPWFFDHAETITPQNIERVRALGGGIAIQDRMAFQGEYFVDRYGKQAAEATPPIKRMLAEGVPVGAGTDATRVSSYNPWTSLYWMVSGRTVGGLALYEEGLPRTTALELFTHGSAWFSSEQGKKGQIKVGQLADVAALSADFFSVEEEAIKWIESVLTVVGGKVVYAAGDFEKLGPASVPVLPDWSPVVKVPGHWRPNSPLQAQVHQCSGPCAVHSHSHERARLSNAPVSDFSGFWGALGCSCFAF, encoded by the coding sequence ATGAACGCCGATCTGATTTTGTTCAATGGCCAGTTCCATACCGTTGACCGGGAAAACCCGCTCGCCAGCGCCGTGGCCATTCGCGAAGGCCGCTTCGTGGCCGTTGGCAGCGATGCCGAAGCCATGGCGCTGCGTGGTTCGGGCACCCAGGTGATCGACCTCAAGGGCCGCTGCGTGATTCCCGGCCTCAACGACTCGCACCTGCACCTGATCCGTGGCGGCCTGAACTACAACCTGGAGCTGCGTTGGGAAGGTGTGCCGTCGCTGGCCGATGCGCTGCGCATGCTCAAGGAGCAGGCGGACCGTACGCCGACCCCGCAGTGGGTGAGGGTGGTCGGTGGCTGGAACGAATTCCAGTTTGCCGAAAAACGCATGCCGACCCTTGAAGAACTCAACCAGGCCGCGCCGGACACGCCGGTGTTCGTCCTGCACCTGTACGACCGGGCCTTGCTCAACCGTGCCGCGCTGCGCGTCGCCGGCTACACCCGCGACACGCCGAACCCGCCGGGCGGCGAGATCGTTCGCGATGCCAACGGCAACCCCACCGGCATGCTGGTGGCGCGTCCCAACGCGATGATCCTCTACGCGACCCTGGCCAAGGGGCCGAAGCTGCCGCTGGAATATCAGGTCAACTCGACCCGTCAGTTCATGCGCGAACTCAATCGCCTGGGCCTGACCAGCGCCATCGATGCCGGCGGTGGATTCCAGAATTACCCGGACGATTACCAGGTGATCGAGCAACTGGCCAAGGACCAACAGTTAACGGTACGCATTGCCTACAACCTGTTCACCCAGAAGCCCAAGGAAGAACTTACCGACTTCAAGAACTGGACCGGCAGCGTCAAGTTGCATCAGGGCGACGACTACCTGCGGCACAACGGCGCCGGCGAGATGCTGGTGTTCTCGGCGGCGGACTTCGAAGACTTCCTCGAACCGCGCCCGGACCTGCCGCAAAGCATGGAAGACGAACTGGAGCCGGTGGTGCGTCATCTGGTCGAGCAGCGTTGGCCGTTCCGCCTGCACGCGACCTACAACGAATCCATCAGCCGCATGCTCGACGTGTTCGAGAAGGTCAACCGCGACATCCCGTTCAATGGCCTGCCGTGGTTCTTCGACCACGCTGAAACCATCACCCCGCAGAACATCGAGCGGGTAAGGGCGCTGGGCGGCGGCATTGCGATCCAGGATCGCATGGCGTTCCAGGGCGAGTACTTCGTCGACCGCTATGGCAAACAAGCTGCCGAAGCCACGCCGCCGATCAAGCGCATGCTTGCCGAAGGTGTGCCGGTCGGTGCGGGCACCGACGCCACGCGCGTTTCCAGCTACAACCCGTGGACATCGCTGTACTGGATGGTCAGTGGCCGTACCGTCGGCGGTCTGGCGTTGTACGAGGAAGGTTTGCCTCGCACGACGGCGCTGGAACTGTTTACCCACGGCAGTGCCTGGTTCTCCTCCGAGCAGGGCAAGAAAGGCCAGATCAAGGTCGGGCAACTGGCGGACGTGGCGGCGTTGAGCGCGGACTTTTTCAGTGTCGAGGAAGAAGCCATCAAGTGGATCGAGTCGGTGCTGACCGTGGTCGGCGGCAAGGTCGTGTACGCCGCGGGCGATTTCGAGAAGCTGGGGCCGGCCAGCGTACCGGTGCTGCCGGACTGGTCGCCGGTGGTGAAGGTCCCCGGTCACTGGCGGCCGAACTCACCGCTGCAGGCCCAGGTTCACCAGTGCAGCGGACCCTGCGCGGTGCACTCCCACAGCCATGAGCGGGCGCGCCTGTCGAACGCCCCGGTGAGTGATTTCTCCGGGTTCTGGGGCGCTTTAGGCTGCTCGTGCTTTGCTTTCTAA
- the ycaC gene encoding isochorismate family cysteine hydrolase YcaC produces the protein MSNVPYKRLNKDDAVVLLVDHQTGLISLVQDFSPNEFKNNVLALGDIAKFFKLPTILTTSFDKGPNGPIVPELKAQFPDAPFIARPGQINAWDNEDFVKAVKATGRKQLIIAGVVTDVCVAFPTLSAIAEGFEVFVVTDASGTFNTTVQQAAWARMSAAGAHLLNWFAVACELQVDWRNDMEGLANLLSERLPNYRNLINSYTTFTK, from the coding sequence ATGAGCAACGTTCCTTACAAGCGCCTGAACAAAGACGATGCCGTTGTACTGCTGGTCGATCACCAGACCGGTCTGATCTCGCTGGTGCAGGACTTCTCGCCCAACGAATTCAAGAACAACGTGCTGGCGCTGGGCGACATCGCCAAGTTCTTCAAGCTGCCAACCATCCTCACCACCAGCTTCGACAAAGGTCCGAACGGCCCGATCGTGCCGGAGCTCAAGGCACAGTTCCCGGATGCACCGTTCATTGCCCGTCCAGGCCAGATCAATGCCTGGGACAACGAAGACTTCGTCAAGGCCGTCAAGGCCACCGGCCGCAAGCAACTGATCATCGCCGGTGTGGTGACTGACGTATGCGTGGCGTTCCCGACCCTGTCGGCCATTGCCGAAGGTTTTGAAGTGTTCGTGGTGACCGATGCTTCCGGCACCTTCAACACCACCGTGCAACAAGCAGCCTGGGCGCGCATGTCGGCCGCCGGTGCTCATCTGCTGAACTGGTTCGCCGTGGCCTGCGAGCTGCAAGTCGACTGGCGCAACGACATGGAAGGCCTGGCCAACCTGCTGTCCGAACGCCTGCCTAACTACCGCAACCTGATCAACAGCTACACCACCTTTACCAAGTGA
- a CDS encoding alpha/beta hydrolase, with protein sequence MNIVQKSLTTTLLAFAVGNAFAAGSPGVEHNTQAFLEALAAGGGKPLEQLSPKDARAVLTGAQASVKVDLSGVDVSDRAIKVGEQTINLKIVRPAKVKGELPVFMFFHGGGWVLGDFPTHQRLIRDLVVGSGAVAVYVDYTPSPEAQYPTAINQAYAATRWVAEHGREIGVDGKRLAVAGNSVGGNMAAVVALMAKEQNAPALRFQLLMWPVTNAGFDNGSYQQFAEGHFLTKGMMQWFWDNYTTNPAERAQIHASPLNASAEQIKGLPAALVQTAEFDVLRDEGEGYARHLDAAGVPVTSVRYNGMIHDFGLLNPLSQIPEVKAAVRQAALELKTHLN encoded by the coding sequence ATGAACATCGTCCAGAAGTCCCTGACCACCACCCTGCTCGCCTTCGCTGTCGGCAATGCCTTTGCCGCTGGCAGCCCCGGCGTCGAGCACAACACCCAGGCCTTCCTCGAAGCCCTCGCCGCCGGTGGTGGCAAGCCCCTTGAACAACTGAGCCCGAAAGACGCCCGTGCGGTGCTGACCGGTGCGCAGGCGTCGGTGAAGGTGGACCTGTCCGGCGTCGACGTCAGTGACCGCGCGATCAAGGTCGGTGAACAAACAATCAACCTGAAGATCGTCCGTCCGGCCAAGGTCAAGGGCGAGTTGCCGGTGTTCATGTTCTTCCACGGTGGCGGCTGGGTGCTGGGGGATTTCCCGACTCACCAACGGCTGATTCGCGACCTGGTGGTGGGCTCCGGCGCTGTCGCGGTCTACGTCGATTACACGCCGTCGCCGGAAGCGCAGTACCCCACCGCGATCAACCAGGCCTACGCCGCGACGCGTTGGGTGGCCGAGCATGGCCGGGAAATCGGTGTCGATGGCAAGCGTCTGGCGGTGGCCGGCAACAGCGTCGGCGGCAACATGGCGGCGGTGGTGGCGTTGATGGCCAAGGAACAGAACGCTCCGGCCCTGCGCTTTCAGCTGCTGATGTGGCCGGTGACCAACGCGGGCTTCGATAACGGCTCGTACCAGCAATTTGCCGAGGGCCACTTCCTGACCAAGGGCATGATGCAGTGGTTCTGGGACAACTACACCACCAACCCGGCCGAACGCGCACAGATCCACGCCTCGCCACTCAACGCCAGTGCCGAACAGATCAAGGGCCTGCCGGCGGCGCTGGTGCAGACCGCCGAGTTCGACGTGTTGCGCGATGAAGGCGAAGGTTATGCCCGCCACCTGGATGCGGCCGGCGTGCCGGTGACGTCGGTGCGTTACAACGGGATGATTCATGACTTTGGTTTGCTCAACCCGTTGAGCCAGATTCCTGAAGTGAAAGCGGCGGTGCGCCAGGCGGCGCTGGAGCTCAAGACTCACTTGAACTGA
- a CDS encoding LysR family transcriptional regulator — translation MNPFEDMRIFCQVMESGSFTAAADQLGLSKQFVSRRLMQLEERLGVRLLNRSTRRLDVTPLGQSYYESALRLLGEVEQVEQGIAGQTTEPRGTIRVSAPLSFALAHLGCLLPLFLQRYRDVTVEVDLSDRPVDLLGEGYDLALRIGTLEDSTLIARRIASIERVYCASPAYLAERGTPQKPEDLHQHDCLPYGHGRQVQWRFAGPGKPLAVNVTGRMRVNNGELLKDAAMAGMGITYLPTFIVGAALKEGKLVPVLDEFRPEPLTLSAVYPQHRQSSRPVQALIEFLRERLDRA, via the coding sequence ATGAACCCGTTCGAAGACATGCGTATCTTTTGCCAGGTCATGGAGTCCGGCAGCTTCACCGCTGCCGCCGATCAATTGGGCCTGTCCAAGCAGTTTGTCAGCCGTCGTCTGATGCAGCTCGAAGAGCGCCTGGGCGTGCGCTTGCTCAACCGCTCCACGCGGCGCCTGGACGTCACGCCGCTGGGCCAGAGTTATTACGAATCGGCCTTGCGCCTGCTGGGTGAGGTCGAACAGGTGGAGCAGGGCATCGCCGGGCAAACCACCGAACCGCGCGGCACCATTCGCGTCAGCGCGCCGCTATCGTTCGCCTTGGCGCATCTGGGCTGCCTGCTGCCGTTGTTCCTGCAGCGCTACCGTGACGTCACCGTGGAAGTGGATTTGAGCGATCGACCGGTGGACTTGCTCGGAGAGGGATACGACCTGGCGCTGCGCATCGGCACGCTGGAAGACTCGACGCTGATCGCCCGACGTATCGCCTCCATCGAGCGGGTGTATTGCGCCAGCCCCGCGTACCTGGCCGAGCGCGGCACACCGCAAAAGCCCGAAGACCTGCACCAGCATGACTGCCTGCCTTACGGCCATGGACGCCAGGTGCAATGGCGCTTCGCGGGCCCGGGCAAGCCACTGGCGGTCAACGTCACCGGACGGATGCGGGTCAACAACGGCGAGTTGCTCAAGGACGCGGCGATGGCCGGGATGGGCATTACCTACCTGCCGACCTTTATCGTCGGTGCGGCATTGAAGGAGGGGAAGTTGGTGCCGGTGCTGGACGAATTCCGACCGGAGCCGCTGACGTTGTCGGCGGTGTATCCGCAGCACCGGCAATCGTCGCGACCGGTGCAGGCGTTGATCGAGTTTTTGCGGGAGCGGCTGGATCGGGCATAA
- a CDS encoding type II secretion system F family protein: MRFHLKAVGKAGVVSMTVEAPGHSEARRIAEDQGLRVVSLRAERHWRAMGLKQRETFNLVLFSQELTTLLNAGLPLIDALESLAEKESAPQARKTLSELVRLLYEGKSFSQALGQMSAVFPPLYVALVQSSEKTGAVGDALGRYVSYRQRMDEVRQKIVSASIYPMLLLIVGGGVVLFLMGYVVPRFSLVFEGLGENLPWLSQILMSSGMFLHAHQGEFFGAFAAFIVSIALLQRQPSFRRGVDRLIEKVPAIHQRIFMYELARFYRSLGILLQGGIPLVTAMGMVRNLLTPASRARLDQACERVREGQSLSAALELNHLVTPVSLRLLRAGEQSGNLGQMMERSADFYDEEISRWIEWFVRLFEPLLMTFIGLLIGVIVILMYIPIFELASSIH, from the coding sequence ATGCGCTTTCACCTCAAAGCAGTCGGCAAGGCCGGTGTGGTTTCCATGACCGTCGAAGCGCCCGGTCATAGCGAAGCCCGGCGCATTGCCGAAGACCAGGGCTTGCGGGTGGTCAGCCTGCGCGCCGAACGACATTGGCGGGCCATGGGCCTCAAGCAGCGCGAGACGTTCAACCTGGTGCTGTTCAGCCAGGAACTGACCACCCTGCTCAATGCCGGTCTGCCTTTGATCGATGCGCTGGAAAGCCTCGCGGAAAAAGAAAGCGCGCCCCAGGCCCGCAAGACCCTGAGCGAACTGGTGCGCCTGCTGTACGAAGGCAAATCGTTTTCCCAGGCCCTGGGACAGATGTCGGCGGTATTCCCGCCGCTGTATGTGGCGCTGGTGCAGTCCAGCGAAAAGACCGGCGCCGTGGGCGACGCGCTGGGACGCTATGTCAGCTATCGCCAGCGCATGGACGAGGTTCGCCAGAAGATCGTCAGCGCCTCGATCTACCCCATGCTGTTGCTGATCGTCGGCGGCGGCGTGGTGCTGTTTTTGATGGGCTATGTGGTGCCGCGCTTCAGCCTGGTGTTCGAAGGGTTGGGCGAAAACCTGCCGTGGCTGTCGCAGATTTTGATGAGCAGCGGCATGTTCCTGCATGCTCACCAGGGCGAGTTCTTTGGTGCCTTTGCGGCCTTCATCGTCAGCATTGCCCTGCTTCAGCGCCAGCCGTCCTTTCGCCGAGGAGTGGATCGCCTGATCGAAAAAGTCCCGGCGATCCACCAGCGCATCTTCATGTACGAACTGGCGCGCTTCTACCGGTCCCTGGGGATCCTGCTGCAAGGCGGTATTCCCCTGGTCACCGCCATGGGCATGGTGCGCAACCTGCTGACCCCCGCCTCCCGCGCGCGCCTGGACCAGGCCTGCGAACGGGTGCGCGAAGGGCAATCGCTGTCGGCCGCGCTGGAACTCAATCACCTGGTGACCCCGGTGTCCCTGCGCCTGCTGCGCGCCGGTGAACAGTCCGGCAACCTGGGGCAAATGATGGAGCGCAGCGCCGACTTCTACGACGAAGAAATCAGCCGCTGGATCGAATGGTTCGTGCGGCTGTTCGAACCCCTGCTGATGACCTTCATCGGCCTGCTCATCGGGGTGATCGTCATCCTGATGTACATCCCGATTTTCGAACTGGCTTCGAGCATTCACTGA
- the gspG gene encoding type II secretion system major pseudopilin GspG: MKQRLSFAPRACSAQVHSPRAQRGFTLLELLVVLVVLGLLAGIVAPKYFAQLGRSEVKVAKAQIEGLGKALDLYRLEVGHYPSTEQGLQALVTAPSDEAHWTGPYLQKKLPLDPWGRAYTYRYPGEHSEYDLLSLGKDGQAGGEGENAEVTNWN, encoded by the coding sequence ATGAAACAGCGACTGTCTTTCGCCCCGCGTGCTTGTTCAGCACAAGTCCATTCACCACGAGCTCAGCGCGGGTTCACCCTGCTCGAACTGTTGGTGGTGCTGGTGGTGCTCGGGCTGTTGGCCGGCATCGTCGCGCCGAAGTACTTCGCGCAACTGGGCCGTTCCGAAGTGAAAGTGGCCAAGGCGCAAATAGAAGGCCTGGGCAAGGCCCTGGACCTGTACCGCCTGGAAGTCGGTCATTACCCATCGACCGAACAGGGCTTGCAGGCGCTGGTCACCGCGCCCAGCGATGAAGCCCACTGGACCGGCCCGTACCTGCAGAAAAAACTGCCGCTGGACCCATGGGGCCGCGCCTACACCTACCGCTACCCCGGCGAGCACAGCGAGTACGACCTGCTGTCCCTGGGCAAGGACGGACAGGCCGGCGGCGAAGGTGAAAACGCCGAAGTCACCAACTGGAATTGA
- a CDS encoding lytic transglycosylase domain-containing protein, with the protein MKILTAGLLGLTLLGGSVQADVFISTDAKGNLVLSNVHRPGRHYQKVIREPEAAVVSLDQQPQMIAARPYAELVSKAAEANHLPAALLHAVIQNESGYNPSAMSPKGAGGLMQLMPDTAREMGVTNVYDPKANIQGGARYLKRLMTMFDNDMALAVAAYNAGPQAVLSRGGVIPPFAETQRYVPSVLNQYRRLQGLSADAPL; encoded by the coding sequence ATGAAAATTCTCACCGCGGGATTGCTCGGATTGACCTTGTTGGGCGGCAGCGTGCAGGCCGATGTCTTCATCTCGACAGACGCCAAAGGCAACTTGGTTCTTTCGAACGTTCACCGCCCCGGCCGCCATTACCAGAAGGTCATTCGCGAGCCCGAAGCCGCGGTGGTCAGCCTCGATCAGCAGCCACAGATGATTGCCGCCAGACCCTACGCCGAGCTGGTCTCGAAGGCGGCGGAGGCCAATCACCTGCCCGCGGCGTTGCTGCATGCGGTGATCCAGAACGAGTCCGGCTACAACCCCAGCGCGATGTCGCCCAAGGGTGCCGGTGGCCTGATGCAACTGATGCCCGACACCGCCCGCGAAATGGGCGTGACCAACGTCTACGACCCCAAGGCCAACATCCAGGGCGGCGCGCGCTACCTCAAGCGCCTGATGACGATGTTCGACAACGACATGGCCCTCGCCGTGGCCGCCTACAACGCCGGCCCCCAGGCCGTGCTCAGCCGTGGCGGCGTGATCCCGCCGTTCGCCGAAACCCAGCGTTATGTCCCCAGCGTGTTGAACCAGTACCGGCGCCTGCAAGGGCTGTCGGCGGACGCGCCGTTGTAA